One genomic window of Elaeis guineensis isolate ETL-2024a chromosome 2, EG11, whole genome shotgun sequence includes the following:
- the LOC105039791 gene encoding uncharacterized protein, which translates to MDRRRCWFSKLLLFSCFLLSSGQSWSNISATDMLDSVIRDHAFQALERHRTGVVYHISLPANLSGMTASVLRLRSSSLWRKGASFTAFHIPPGTTAVPFVRRLVVVYQDWGNWSASYYNVTGHKLVGPVIGFLAYDAFNASSNTTMDLDFRVNGSAVSISFPGAALPKGSNSTAKCARFWPNGTVDLGDIESSNVCMTRSTGHFAIVVPLEDTDHSLVMGKRKEKKWWLWVAAIGGGVVALLSLIVVAMFKLVKKRKREQMVRQAEESEALEAIWIGRSRMPSATMIRSQPVLENGGAP; encoded by the coding sequence ATGGATCGAAGACGCTGTTGGTTCTCCAAATTGCTTCTCTTCTCTTGCTTTCTCTTGTCGTCGGGCCAAAGTTGGAGTAACATCTCCGCCACCGACATGTTGGATTCTGTAATCCGAGATCATGCTTTCCAAGCGCTGGAGCGGCATCGCACTGGTGTGGTGTACCACATCTCCCTCCCTGCGAATCTATCGGGCATGACGGCTTCGGTCTTGAGGCTGAGGAGCAGCAGCTTATGGAGAAAGGGTGCCAGCTTCACTGCATTCCATATTCCTCCAGGAACTACGGCAGTGCCCTTCGTCAGGAGGCTGGTCGTCGTCTACCAGGACTGGGGCAATTGGTCCGCTTCTTATTACAATGTGACAGGCCATAAACTCGTTGGGCCTGTCATTGGTTTCCTAGCTTATGATGCATTTAATGCAAGCTCCAATACCACCATGGACCTCGATTTCAGGGTGAATGGAAGTGCCGTTTCAATTAGCTTCCCCGGAGCTGCATTGCCAAAAGGGTCGAATTCCACAGCAAAGTGTGCAAGATTCTGGCCTAATGGAACAGTGGATCTTGGTGATATAGAATCGTCAAATGTGTGTATGACGAGGAGTACAGGCCACTTTGCAATCGTTGTGCCGTTAGAGGACACAGACCATTCTTTGGTGATgggaaaaaggaaagagaagaagtggTGGCTTTGGGTGGCAGCAATTGGGGGCGGAGTTGTTGCGTTGCTGAGTTTGATTGTTGTGGCGATGTTCAAGTTGGTTAAGAAGAGGAAAAGGGAACAGATGGTAAGGCAGGCCGAAGAGAGTGAAGCTCTGGAGGCAATTTGGATTGGGAGGAGCAGGATGCCTTCTGCAacaatgattagaagtcaaccaGTCCTTGAGAATGGAGGCGCACCATGA
- the LOC105039782 gene encoding LOW QUALITY PROTEIN: cytochrome B5-like protein (The sequence of the model RefSeq protein was modified relative to this genomic sequence to represent the inferred CDS: inserted 1 base in 1 codon) encodes MEMIVMTLVVLIVLGALYXIPRSKNKGKAKGTHTDATSKTLKNYTKNEVSLHNKRDDCWIIIQGKVYDVTPYVEEHPGGDAILNNAGGDSTEGFYGPQHATRVFDMVDEFYIGDLKS; translated from the exons ATGGAGATGATTGTCATGACATTGGTTGTACTTATTGTACTTGGAGCTCTTT ACATCCCAAGATCAAAAAATAAAG GTAAAGCTAAAGGAACTCATACCGATGCTACATCAAAG ACATTGAAGAATTACACAAAGAACGAGGTATCCCTACATAATAAAAGAGATGATTGTTGGATCATCATCCAAGGAAAG GTGTATGATGTTACTCCATATGTGGAGGAACATCCAGGTGGCGATGCTATACTAAACAATGCTGGAGGTGATTCGACCGAGGGATTTTATGG GCCACAACATGCTACTCGTGTCTTTGACATGGTTGATGAGTTCTACATTGGGGACCTGAAGAGCTGA
- the LOC105039773 gene encoding uncharacterized protein gives MAAISTPNSIVNANLFTPSRPSNAHRLLAFCPLPFSKFLSRPQTLALSLRRRRGTLFSSKPSSAELSAAEEEWLKKLPDKKKPLYSHSLPCIEAWLKNLGFYQSREDRAVWFAEKPDWHAQLSLDVTDLYIRYLKSGPGDLEKDVERRFSYALSREDIENAILGGP, from the exons ATGGCGGCAATTTCGACACCGAATTCCATCGTAAACGCTAACCTCTTTACCCCCTCGCGACCCTCGAACGCCCATCGGCTTCTCGCCTTCTGCCCTCTCCCTTTCTCCAAATTCCTTTCTCGTCCCCAAACCCTAGCTCTCTCCCTTAGGAGGAGGAGGGGAACACTATTCTCCTCGAAACCCTCGTCGGCGGAGCTATCCGCCGCCGAGGAGGAGTGGCTCAAGAAGCTCCCGGACAAGAAGAAGCCCCTCTACTCCCACAGTCTGCCCTGTATAGAGGCGTGGCTGAAGAATTTAGGGTTCTACCAGAGCCGCGAGGACCGGGCGGTGTGGTTCGCGGAGAAGCCCGATTGGCACGCCCAGCTCTCCCTCGATGTCACCGATCTCTACATAAG GTACCTGAAGAGTGGACCTGGAGATCTTGAGAAGGATGTGGAGAGGAGATTCAGCTATGCACTGAGTAGAGAGGATATTGAGAATGCCATACTTGGTGGACCATGA